The sequence ACATTCACTTCATTTGCCCCCAGCAGATCGACACGGCGATCGCCTCCGGCATTACCACCATGATTGGCGGCGGCACCGGCCCGGCCACCGGCACCAACGCCACCACTTGCACTCCCGGCGCTTGGTACATGGCCCGAATGCTGCAATCTGCCGAGGCTTTCCCCATGAATCTCGGGTTCCTCGGCAAGGGCAACAGCGCCCAGCCAGAAGCCCTGGTGGAGCAGATCAGAGCTGGAGCCATCGGCCTCAAACTCCACGAAGACTGGGGCACCACCCCCGCCACCATCGACACCTGCCTGGGCGTCGCCGACGAGTACGACGTGCAGGTCGCCATCCACACCGACACCCTCAACGAGGCGGGCTTTGTCGAAGACACGATCGCCGCCTTTAAAAACCGGGTAATTCACACCTACCACACCGAAGGGGCCGGGGGCGGCCACGCGCCCGACATTATTAAGGTGTGCGGCGAGGCCAATGTGCTGCCGTCTTCGACGAACCCCACCCGCCCCTACACCCGCAACACCCTCGACGAACACCTCGACATGCTGATGGTCTGCCACCACCTCAGCCCCAGCATTCCCGAAGACATTGCCTTTGCCGAGTCGCGCATTCGCCGCGAAACCATCGCCGCCGAAGACATTCTCCACGACCTGGGGGCCTTCAGCATGATCGCTAGCGATTCCCAGGCCATGGGCCGAGTGGGCGAAGTGGTGATTCGCACCTGGCAGACCGCCCACAAGATGAAGGTGCAGCGGGGGCCACTGGCCGAAGACAGCGATCGCAACGACAACCACCGGGCCAAGCGCTACGTGGCCAAGTACACCATCAACCCTGCCATTACCCACGGTATTGCCGACCATGTCGGCTCGATCGAGGCGGGTAAGCTGGCGGATATTTGTCTCTGGAAGCCCGCCTTCTTTGGGGTGAAGCCCGAAATTGTGATCAAAGGCGGCGCGATCGCCTGGGCGCAGATGGGCGACCCCAACGCCAGCATTCCGACGCCGCAGCCGGTGCACATGCGGCCCATGTTTGGTAGTTATGGAGGTGCGATCGCCGCCACATCTCTCAGCTTTATCTCTAAAGCGGCGATGGAGTTAGGAATTCCAGCTCAGATTGGTCTCACCAAAGCCACCGCCGCCGTTGCCCACTGCCGCGATTTGAGTAAGGCCGACATGAAGCTTAACGACTACCAACCCCATATGGAAGTCAACTCAGAAACCTACGAAGTGCGGGCCGATGGCGAACTGCTCACCTGTGAACCCGCTGAGGTGTTACCTATGGCCCAGCGGTATTTTCTGTTTTAACGGGGCATTTCTGGTCAGCAATTGTCTTCTCAGTCAAACGTCAACTCTCGAAACGGTAAAAGTTTCGTGGCTATCATAAAGTTGTTGAAATCGTCATTAACCAATGGCAGATTTGCAACTGACCCCATTAGAATAGAGTAAAGCGGAGACGAAAGTTTCCGTTCACTCCTCACACCACACTCCGCCCAGGCCTTTGGTCTGGGCGGTTTCTTATGGGGGCTAAGGTTAAAAAACCTCCCTCATTGTGCCAATACTGGCTAGTTTATGTAAGTTAACGGTCAGATGTTGCCCGACCCCTTAAATAGCCGGGGGGTGGCTATGGTAAGATTGCGTGTGGTTAACAACGGCAAGGAACACTAGGCATGGCAGCCGCTCAGGTAACAGACTCTACATTCAAGCAAGAAGTTCTCGAAAGCACCGTCCCCGTTTTGGTTGACTTTTGGGCCCCCTGGTGTGGGCCTTGCCGCATGGTGGCTCCGGTGGTCGAAGAAATTGCTGAGCAGTACGACGGCCAGATAAAAGTTGTTAAAGTTAACACTGACGAAAATCCCAGCATTGCCAGCCAGTACGGCATTCGCAGCATTCCCACCCTAATGATCTTCAAAGAAGGGCAGCGGGTTGATATGGTCGTGGGTGCAGTGCCCAAAACCACCCTTGCCAACACCCTCGAAAAGTATCTCTAGCTCCATTAGAGGCAGAGATTGGTCTCCATCCTGCCGTCGAAAGGGTCTAGGCTGAGCCGACAGAGCAGAGTTTCTTAAGGAGATTTCTAGAAAAGAAGCTCCCCGCTGTATTTGGCGACTGTAGCCACCGTAGGGTGGGCACTGCCCACCCTTAGGGAGAAAGTTTTCCAGAAGTCGCCTAACGGCAGGCCTTTTGCTGAGCTATTCCTAAACGCTGGTTTGCCCGTCTGAGCGCAAACCGTTTGAGCCTAAACAGAGTGACTTGGATCAATAGTTGAATGACCCTCTGGCGAGTCGATAGTCTCTCACCAGAGGGTTTTTGCACGGCAAGGGCCAAAAATGTCGCTAGAATAGGGTGCTACCTCTAAGGACTCTCCAGCGTATGGTTGCGCTCCCCTCAAATTTACCCTCTAGCGTTCAGGCTGATTTGGCCACGGTGCTTGAGCAACTGCCCCATATGGAGCACGGCAAGCTGATTCGTCAGGTGCTAGAGACGATTTTGCGCATGATGGGGCGAGAGGCTGACCGGCTCGACTGGAAAATATTGAACCATGCCTTGCTCGATATGGAGCAGGGTTTTCAGGTGTTTTATCCCTATCGCCACACCCGCAAAATCACCATCTTCGGTTCGGCTCGTACAGGCGCAATCAGCCCCGACTATAAGTTGGCCGAGCAGTTCGCCAAGCAGATCACTGAGTTGGGCTTTATGGTGATGACCGGTGCCGG is a genomic window of Nodosilinea sp. E11 containing:
- the ureC gene encoding urease subunit alpha, with protein sequence MSYRMDRRAYAETFGPTVGDRIRLADTELIIEVEQDFTTYGDEVKFGGGKVIRDGMGQSPIGREAGAVDLVITNALILDWWGIVKADIGIKDGRIAKIGKAGNPYIQDNVDIIIGPGTEVVAGEGMIVTAGGIDTHIHFICPQQIDTAIASGITTMIGGGTGPATGTNATTCTPGAWYMARMLQSAEAFPMNLGFLGKGNSAQPEALVEQIRAGAIGLKLHEDWGTTPATIDTCLGVADEYDVQVAIHTDTLNEAGFVEDTIAAFKNRVIHTYHTEGAGGGHAPDIIKVCGEANVLPSSTNPTRPYTRNTLDEHLDMLMVCHHLSPSIPEDIAFAESRIRRETIAAEDILHDLGAFSMIASDSQAMGRVGEVVIRTWQTAHKMKVQRGPLAEDSDRNDNHRAKRYVAKYTINPAITHGIADHVGSIEAGKLADICLWKPAFFGVKPEIVIKGGAIAWAQMGDPNASIPTPQPVHMRPMFGSYGGAIAATSLSFISKAAMELGIPAQIGLTKATAAVAHCRDLSKADMKLNDYQPHMEVNSETYEVRADGELLTCEPAEVLPMAQRYFLF
- the trxA gene encoding thioredoxin, with product MAAAQVTDSTFKQEVLESTVPVLVDFWAPWCGPCRMVAPVVEEIAEQYDGQIKVVKVNTDENPSIASQYGIRSIPTLMIFKEGQRVDMVVGAVPKTTLANTLEKYL